The following coding sequences lie in one Myxococcus xanthus genomic window:
- a CDS encoding type 2 lanthipeptide synthetase LanM family protein → MTSRWVLGHALEERLPSLRMRGTPEAVDEARARRRLERWRKQEPLTRDSLWAQRLRASGLTEAELHTLLGEPAEALHARMGAPPPWQRVIEQAYTSEVSPPFSWPEPTPPGAALLGLVEPLVHEAHARLVSALDTCLRDMPAAPFEPKHAARMLLAPLPRMLMPLLGRTLAVELRIAQLEGRLQGDTPEARFQDFAQHLRRRDVALDILARYPVLARQAVEYITAWEATGVELMQRLARDAAALWHRFHYGVPPGPLVEAQGGLSDPHRGGRTVFLLRFASGLRLVYKPRPLTAEAAFQQLLSWLNARGLTPPLRTVEVLSSDGYGWMEYVEAAPCQSAEEVRRFHLRQGALVALLYALDVTDIHYENLIAVGEHPVLVDLETLFHPHTLAASIRDVEKQPGAVLNGTVLKSGLLPQPAWRAKDGTEVDFSALGASEGQLTPLGYLVATAHGTDQLRFERRRMEIPGAANRPRMEGQDVSVAVQADALEQGFSTLYRLLAEHRDALLAPEGPLAAFEHAPVRVLFRGTASYDALLHESMHPHAMGDALDRQRFFDHLWLAVKERPYLAALIPFEQEELQRGDIPRFTALPGSKDLWSGAGRHLPGFFDDSGLERARRRLAELSPDDHERQLGLLRNALDRVRLAASPGARPRYPFHEPPEPAHPDTLLAAARRAGERLVALSFSGAGHSHWLSLERSDTEEWRLVQVGTDFYQGLSGIALVLAQLGALTGEARFTQAARGALRHLTWRLEAAPTQVRGVGILNGWGGILYALTHLGALWGERALFATAESFVDAMASRVEQDEHLDLGSGCAGALLGLLTLVGQHPSERASRLARVCGEKLLQTATPQSQGLGWLSPATGGQALCGLAHGGAGIALALLRLASVTGESRFHTTAMEALAYERGQFSPEAGDWPDLRADAGMHGGDGPAFMCGWCNGAPGIGLARISGLPLLDDHRVREEIAAAVRATLAGGLGYNHGLCHGDLGNVLFLLEAARALHDDTLLRRTYQLAGGILQGIESHGYQHGLPDSIETPGLMVGLAGIAHGLLRLAAPERVADVLSVAPPVS, encoded by the coding sequence GTGACGTCTCGTTGGGTGCTGGGTCATGCCCTGGAAGAACGGCTGCCATCGCTCCGGATGCGCGGCACTCCGGAGGCGGTGGACGAGGCACGCGCGCGGCGCAGGCTGGAGCGCTGGCGCAAACAAGAGCCCCTCACGCGGGACTCGCTCTGGGCCCAGCGCCTGCGAGCCTCGGGGCTGACGGAAGCGGAGCTGCACACCCTCCTGGGGGAACCCGCGGAGGCGCTGCATGCACGCATGGGAGCGCCTCCGCCGTGGCAACGCGTCATCGAACAGGCCTACACGTCAGAGGTATCGCCGCCCTTCTCCTGGCCGGAGCCCACGCCACCGGGCGCGGCCCTGCTCGGACTGGTCGAGCCACTTGTCCACGAGGCACACGCACGGCTCGTCTCCGCCCTGGACACCTGCCTGCGTGACATGCCCGCAGCGCCGTTCGAGCCAAAGCACGCGGCTCGCATGCTGCTCGCGCCGCTCCCGCGGATGTTGATGCCCTTGCTGGGACGGACACTCGCGGTGGAGCTGCGCATCGCTCAGCTCGAAGGACGGCTCCAGGGAGACACGCCCGAAGCGCGCTTCCAGGACTTCGCCCAGCACCTCCGGCGACGCGACGTGGCGCTCGACATCCTTGCCCGCTACCCGGTGCTCGCGCGGCAAGCCGTGGAGTACATCACCGCGTGGGAAGCCACGGGCGTGGAGCTGATGCAGCGGCTGGCTCGCGACGCCGCCGCGCTGTGGCACCGCTTCCACTACGGCGTTCCTCCCGGCCCGCTGGTGGAGGCCCAAGGCGGTCTGTCAGACCCGCACCGAGGTGGACGCACCGTCTTCCTGCTCCGCTTCGCCTCGGGACTGCGGCTCGTGTACAAGCCGCGCCCGCTCACGGCGGAAGCCGCCTTCCAGCAACTCCTCTCCTGGCTGAACGCGCGCGGCCTCACGCCGCCGCTGCGCACGGTGGAGGTCCTCTCCTCGGACGGCTACGGGTGGATGGAGTACGTGGAGGCCGCGCCGTGCCAGTCGGCCGAGGAAGTGCGGCGCTTCCATCTGCGGCAAGGCGCCCTCGTCGCACTGCTCTACGCGCTGGACGTCACCGACATCCATTACGAGAACCTCATCGCGGTGGGCGAGCACCCCGTCCTGGTGGACCTGGAGACGCTCTTCCATCCGCACACGCTCGCCGCCTCCATCCGGGACGTGGAGAAGCAACCCGGTGCGGTGCTGAACGGTACGGTGCTCAAGAGCGGGCTGCTGCCCCAACCCGCCTGGCGCGCGAAAGACGGCACGGAGGTGGACTTCAGCGCCCTGGGCGCCAGCGAGGGACAGCTCACGCCACTGGGCTACCTGGTGGCGACGGCGCACGGCACGGACCAGCTCCGCTTCGAGCGGCGGCGGATGGAGATTCCAGGCGCGGCGAACCGTCCTCGCATGGAAGGACAGGACGTCTCCGTGGCGGTGCAGGCGGACGCGCTCGAGCAGGGGTTCTCCACCCTGTACCGGCTGCTCGCCGAGCACCGGGACGCGCTGCTCGCCCCTGAAGGGCCGCTCGCGGCTTTCGAGCACGCGCCCGTGCGAGTGCTCTTTCGCGGCACGGCCAGCTACGACGCCCTTCTGCACGAGAGCATGCACCCCCATGCGATGGGGGATGCGCTGGACCGGCAGCGCTTCTTCGACCACCTCTGGCTCGCCGTGAAGGAGCGCCCGTACCTGGCGGCCCTCATCCCTTTCGAGCAGGAGGAATTGCAGCGCGGCGACATCCCCCGCTTCACCGCCCTGCCCGGCTCGAAGGACCTGTGGTCAGGCGCGGGCCGCCACCTCCCTGGCTTCTTCGACGACTCCGGCTTGGAACGAGCGCGACGGCGCCTGGCGGAGCTGTCGCCGGATGACCACGAGCGGCAGCTCGGCTTGCTGCGAAACGCGCTCGACCGGGTCCGGTTGGCGGCAAGCCCCGGCGCCCGCCCCCGCTATCCGTTCCACGAGCCACCCGAGCCCGCGCATCCAGACACGCTGCTGGCGGCCGCACGGCGCGCGGGAGAGCGATTGGTGGCCCTGTCGTTCTCCGGCGCGGGACATTCCCACTGGCTGTCGCTCGAAAGGTCCGACACGGAGGAGTGGCGGCTCGTCCAGGTGGGGACAGACTTCTACCAGGGGCTCTCAGGCATCGCGCTGGTGCTGGCGCAGCTCGGTGCCCTGACGGGCGAAGCACGCTTCACGCAGGCGGCCCGAGGCGCATTGCGCCACCTGACCTGGCGCCTGGAGGCCGCGCCAACACAGGTCCGTGGCGTGGGCATCCTCAATGGCTGGGGCGGCATTCTCTACGCCCTGACCCACCTGGGGGCACTGTGGGGGGAACGCGCGCTGTTCGCGACCGCCGAGTCCTTCGTGGACGCCATGGCTTCCCGTGTGGAGCAGGACGAGCACCTGGACCTGGGCAGTGGCTGCGCGGGCGCCCTGCTCGGCCTGCTGACGCTCGTGGGGCAGCATCCTTCCGAGCGAGCGTCACGACTGGCGCGCGTCTGTGGGGAGAAGCTGCTCCAGACGGCCACGCCCCAGTCCCAGGGTCTGGGCTGGCTTTCACCCGCGACCGGCGGACAGGCGCTGTGCGGACTGGCACATGGAGGAGCGGGCATCGCGCTGGCGCTGCTGAGGCTGGCCTCCGTCACGGGAGAGTCCCGCTTCCACACTACGGCAATGGAGGCGCTGGCGTACGAGCGTGGCCAGTTCTCGCCCGAGGCCGGCGACTGGCCCGACCTCCGCGCCGACGCAGGGATGCACGGCGGTGATGGGCCGGCCTTCATGTGTGGCTGGTGCAATGGCGCACCCGGCATCGGGTTGGCGCGCATCTCCGGACTGCCGCTGCTCGATGACCACCGGGTGCGCGAGGAAATCGCAGCGGCGGTCCGCGCCACGCTCGCGGGAGGCCTGGGCTACAACCATGGCCTGTGTCATGGCGACCTGGGCAACGTGCTCTTCCTGCTGGAGGCCGCGCGCGCACTGCACGATGACACGCTGCTGCGGCGCACCTATCAGCTCGCGGGCGGCATCCTCCAGGGCATCGAGTCGCACGGCTATCAGCATGGCCTGCCCGACAGCATCGAGACACCGGGGCTGATGGTGGGGCTCGCGGGCATCGCCCACGGCCTGTTGCGGCTCGCGGCGCCGGAGCGGGTGGCGGACGTGCTCTCCGTGGCCCCTCCCGTCTCGTGA
- a CDS encoding mersacidin/lichenicidin family type 2 lantibiotic: protein MSHSDKNHILRAWRDADYYDSLSDAERAALPASPASVMELEDATLAFITGGDAEASCPATPTPNELTCLYTNCGRIACCR, encoded by the coding sequence ATGAGCCACAGCGACAAGAACCACATCCTCCGCGCCTGGCGTGACGCCGACTACTACGACAGCCTCTCCGACGCGGAGCGCGCCGCGCTTCCGGCCAGCCCCGCGTCCGTCATGGAGCTGGAGGATGCGACGCTGGCGTTCATCACCGGCGGCGATGCCGAGGCCTCCTGCCCCGCCACCCCCACGCCCAACGAGCTCACCTGTCTCTATACGAACTGCGGGCGCATTGCCTGCTGCCGCTGA
- a CDS encoding DUF1501 domain-containing protein produces MTAPLTRRHLLRALGVTGAGLVCAPGFLGRALAASPASVARRTLVTVFLRGGVDGLSLVPPIEDAAYHRARPSLALRESGPDAALKLSGPFGLHPRLDALMPLWHDGRLAVLHGVGLPEPVRSHFDAQDFVESGTPGRKSTPDGWLNRALEEEEGAALRAVALQPTLPRALFGDAGALAMGRLEEFRLRGGRRGEEATRGFSALYAGAVDEALRTTGQGAFEAMALLDEDRLAKLPSRATVVYPKGPLGQRLRDIARLIHGEVGLEVAATESGGWDTHAAQGAATGAFANRCQELGGALAAFAADLGPRLEQVMVVVLTEFGRTVRENGSRGTDHGVGSAMLVLGGGVKGGRVYGRFDSLVPERLQDGRDVPAWTDVRAPLAEALRACRPGVELARVFPGFTPPPSLGLFG; encoded by the coding sequence ATGACCGCACCGCTGACTCGCCGCCATCTGCTGCGCGCCCTGGGAGTGACGGGCGCGGGGCTCGTTTGTGCTCCGGGGTTCCTGGGGCGGGCGCTCGCCGCCAGTCCAGCGTCAGTCGCTCGCCGCACGCTGGTGACAGTCTTCCTGCGCGGAGGCGTGGACGGGCTCTCGCTGGTGCCGCCCATCGAGGATGCGGCGTACCACCGGGCGCGCCCTTCGCTGGCACTGCGGGAAAGCGGGCCGGATGCCGCGCTGAAGCTGTCAGGGCCGTTCGGTTTGCATCCGAGGCTCGATGCGCTGATGCCGCTGTGGCACGACGGCCGGCTGGCGGTGCTGCATGGCGTGGGACTGCCGGAGCCGGTCCGCTCCCACTTCGACGCGCAGGACTTCGTGGAGTCCGGAACGCCAGGGCGCAAGTCGACGCCGGATGGCTGGCTCAACCGCGCGCTGGAGGAAGAGGAGGGCGCCGCGCTGCGCGCCGTGGCGCTGCAACCCACGCTGCCCCGAGCGTTGTTCGGAGACGCGGGGGCGCTGGCCATGGGGCGGCTGGAGGAGTTCCGGTTGCGAGGCGGACGCCGAGGGGAGGAAGCCACCCGAGGCTTCAGTGCGCTCTACGCGGGCGCCGTGGACGAGGCGCTGCGGACGACAGGGCAGGGCGCATTCGAGGCGATGGCCCTGCTGGACGAGGACCGGCTGGCGAAGCTGCCTTCGCGCGCGACGGTGGTGTATCCGAAGGGGCCGCTCGGGCAGCGGCTGCGGGACATCGCGCGGCTCATCCACGGAGAAGTGGGGCTGGAGGTGGCGGCGACGGAGTCGGGCGGCTGGGACACGCATGCCGCCCAGGGTGCCGCGACAGGGGCATTCGCCAACCGTTGTCAGGAACTCGGAGGTGCGCTCGCGGCCTTTGCCGCGGACCTGGGGCCTCGGCTGGAGCAGGTGATGGTGGTGGTGTTGACGGAGTTCGGCCGCACCGTGCGGGAGAACGGCAGCCGCGGAACGGACCACGGTGTGGGCAGCGCGATGCTGGTGCTGGGCGGCGGCGTGAAGGGCGGCAGGGTGTACGGACGCTTCGATTCGCTGGTGCCGGAGCGCTTGCAGGACGGGCGCGATGTGCCTGCATGGACGGACGTGCGCGCGCCGTTGGCGGAAGCCCTGCGTGCCTGTCGGCCCGGTGTGGAGTTGGCGAGGGTGTTCCCTGGCTTCACTCCGCCTCCGTCACTGGGCCTGTTTGGATAG
- a CDS encoding aspartate aminotransferase family protein, whose translation MRDEGRQGVRYPQGNVLLRNLARDFPVVTHGQGVHLFDATGKRYLDASAGALVASVGHGNREVVDRIHEQLLRVAYVNGTHFTTEVTEQLASRLCALAPPGLERAAFLGSGSEAVEASVKFARQLCVERGQPQRTKVITRVPGYHGNTLYALSLSGRPHYKQFFGPMLAEVVATPAPYPYRSGLEDYTRDGAEHYARMLEETLLREGPDTIAAFIAEPVIGSSAGASPPPPGYFERVSALCRKYGILTIADEVMCGCGRTGRFFASDVFDFTPDLLVLGKGISGGYAPLSALLVRQAHLEEMRQGSGGFMHAQTYLQAPSMTAAGLAVLDYYERHDLVAHAARVGAHFQRRLRETLLPLPYVGSVQGVGLMAGVEFVEDIESRRPFPRSRKVVEGLMAELFERGLVLWSNTGHADGTNGDLLMLGPPLVITEAEVDALVDTLAQGINHYFRREP comes from the coding sequence ATGCGGGACGAAGGCAGGCAGGGCGTGCGCTACCCGCAAGGGAATGTGCTGCTGCGCAACCTCGCGCGCGATTTCCCCGTGGTGACACACGGCCAGGGCGTCCACCTCTTCGACGCCACCGGCAAGCGCTACCTGGACGCCTCCGCGGGCGCGCTCGTGGCCAGCGTGGGCCATGGCAACCGCGAGGTAGTGGACCGCATCCACGAGCAACTGCTGCGCGTCGCCTACGTCAACGGCACCCACTTCACCACCGAGGTGACGGAGCAGCTCGCCTCCCGTCTGTGCGCGCTCGCGCCACCGGGCCTGGAGCGCGCCGCGTTCCTGGGCTCGGGCTCCGAAGCGGTGGAAGCCTCGGTGAAGTTCGCCCGGCAGCTCTGCGTGGAGCGCGGGCAGCCCCAGCGCACGAAGGTCATCACGCGCGTGCCCGGCTACCACGGCAACACGCTCTATGCCCTCTCGCTGTCGGGGCGGCCCCACTACAAGCAGTTCTTCGGCCCCATGCTGGCGGAGGTCGTCGCCACGCCCGCGCCCTACCCGTATCGCTCCGGCCTGGAGGACTACACACGCGACGGCGCGGAGCACTACGCGCGGATGTTGGAGGAGACGCTCCTCCGCGAGGGCCCGGACACCATCGCGGCCTTCATCGCGGAGCCGGTGATTGGCTCCTCCGCCGGAGCCTCCCCGCCACCGCCGGGATACTTCGAGCGCGTGAGCGCGCTGTGCCGGAAGTACGGCATCCTCACCATCGCCGACGAGGTCATGTGCGGCTGCGGACGCACCGGCCGATTCTTCGCCAGTGACGTGTTCGACTTCACCCCGGACCTGCTGGTGCTCGGCAAGGGCATCAGCGGTGGCTACGCGCCGCTGAGCGCACTGCTCGTGCGGCAGGCGCACCTGGAGGAGATGCGGCAGGGCTCTGGCGGCTTCATGCACGCGCAGACCTACCTCCAGGCTCCGTCGATGACGGCAGCCGGGCTGGCGGTGCTCGACTACTACGAACGGCACGACCTGGTGGCGCACGCCGCGCGCGTGGGCGCCCACTTCCAGCGGCGCCTGCGCGAGACGCTGCTGCCCCTGCCCTACGTGGGCTCGGTGCAGGGCGTGGGACTGATGGCGGGCGTCGAGTTCGTGGAGGACATCGAAAGCCGCCGCCCCTTCCCCCGTTCGCGCAAGGTGGTGGAGGGACTGATGGCCGAGCTGTTCGAGCGTGGCCTCGTCCTCTGGTCCAACACCGGCCACGCGGACGGAACGAACGGGGACCTGCTGATGCTGGGTCCCCCGCTGGTCATCACCGAGGCCGAGGTCGACGCGCTGGTCGACACGCTCGCGCAGGGCATCAACCACTACTTCCGGAGGGAGCCATGA
- a CDS encoding aldehyde dehydrogenase family protein, translating to MSFRITYSVLDADMSTLHARFDEALTTVRGRLGEALPSWIAGEAYRSDDLLESRNPARPDELLATFHRTPVSELDRVVRVARDAQRGWGATAWEERVRILRRAADLISERSLELSARMTLEVGKSRLESLGDVEESADLLRYYAGQLEQAEGFVRPMARLSPNEDTRSVLRPYGVFAVISPFNFPLALAAGMSGGALLGGNTVILKPSEEAPWCAEGLYQALADAGLPPGVFQVVHGEGEALGAALVRHPGVDGVSFTGSKAVGMNLHQVMSTGRVRPCFLELGGKNPAIVCRDADLEAAIDGCFRSAFGLSGQKCSALSRIYVHESLLNDFTDGLAKKARDAVVGDPSLASVFTGPVINAAAVQRFERAVDEVRRDGAIIAGGERLRLEGALAKGHFVAPTVAALSHGHRLMRDELFLPFVGVTGFSTLDEALRMANDCEYGLTAGIFSRDAADVERFMAEAEAGVLYANRRTGATTGAWPGVQSFCGWKGSGASGKGGCGPYYVAQFMREQAQTRMG from the coding sequence ATGAGTTTCCGCATCACCTACTCGGTGCTGGACGCAGACATGTCCACGCTGCACGCGCGCTTCGATGAGGCGCTCACCACCGTGCGCGGGCGCCTGGGCGAAGCGCTGCCGTCGTGGATCGCCGGCGAGGCATACCGGAGCGACGACCTCCTGGAGAGCCGCAACCCTGCGAGGCCGGATGAGCTGCTCGCCACCTTCCACCGCACGCCCGTCAGCGAGTTGGACCGTGTGGTGCGCGTGGCGCGAGACGCCCAGCGCGGCTGGGGCGCCACGGCCTGGGAGGAGCGGGTGCGCATCCTCCGCCGGGCCGCGGACCTCATCTCCGAGCGCAGCCTGGAGTTGTCGGCACGGATGACGTTGGAAGTGGGCAAGAGCCGGCTGGAGTCGCTGGGTGACGTGGAGGAGTCCGCGGACCTGCTGCGCTACTACGCCGGCCAGCTGGAGCAGGCGGAGGGCTTCGTCCGTCCCATGGCGCGCCTGTCGCCCAACGAGGACACACGCAGCGTCCTGCGGCCATATGGCGTCTTCGCCGTCATCTCGCCCTTCAACTTCCCACTGGCGCTCGCGGCGGGCATGAGCGGAGGCGCGCTCCTGGGTGGCAACACCGTCATCCTCAAGCCCAGCGAGGAGGCCCCCTGGTGCGCGGAGGGCCTGTACCAGGCGCTCGCGGACGCGGGCCTGCCCCCGGGTGTCTTCCAGGTGGTGCACGGCGAAGGTGAGGCGCTGGGCGCGGCGCTGGTGCGGCACCCCGGCGTGGACGGCGTGTCATTCACCGGCAGCAAGGCCGTGGGCATGAACCTCCACCAGGTGATGTCCACCGGCCGCGTGCGTCCGTGCTTCCTGGAGCTGGGTGGGAAGAACCCGGCCATCGTCTGCCGCGACGCGGACCTGGAGGCCGCCATTGATGGCTGCTTCCGCTCCGCCTTCGGCCTGTCGGGCCAGAAGTGCAGCGCGCTGTCCCGCATCTACGTGCACGAATCGCTGCTGAACGACTTCACCGATGGGCTGGCGAAGAAGGCCCGGGACGCGGTGGTGGGAGACCCGTCGCTGGCGTCCGTGTTTACCGGCCCCGTCATCAACGCGGCGGCGGTGCAGCGCTTCGAGCGCGCGGTGGACGAGGTGCGCCGCGACGGCGCCATCATCGCGGGTGGAGAGCGGCTGCGGCTGGAGGGCGCGCTCGCCAAGGGCCACTTCGTCGCCCCCACCGTGGCGGCGCTGTCGCACGGGCACCGGCTGATGCGGGACGAGCTGTTCCTGCCCTTCGTCGGGGTGACGGGCTTCAGCACGCTGGACGAAGCCCTGCGGATGGCGAACGACTGTGAGTACGGCCTCACCGCGGGCATCTTCAGCCGCGACGCCGCGGACGTGGAGCGCTTCATGGCCGAAGCCGAGGCCGGCGTCCTCTACGCCAACCGCCGCACCGGCGCGACGACAGGCGCGTGGCCCGGTGTGCAGTCGTTCTGTGGATGGAAGGGCAGCGGCGCGTCCGGCAAGGGCGGCTGCGGCCCCTACTACGTCGCCCAGTTCATGCGCGAGCAGGCGCAGACCCGGATGGGCTGA
- a CDS encoding acetyl ornithine aminotransferase family protein, with amino-acid sequence MTMLYPEVKVAPPGPNAQAIIAVDQRYSSPSYIKEYPLVVERGEGPWVYDVDGNRFLDFMAGIAVASTGHSHPAVVKAIHEAADRFLHICGTDFYYDAFSRLCERLASYLPEMGPKRVFLTNSGTEAVEGALKLARHHTRRQYVVAFKGGFHGRTIGAISLNSSKVAQRAFFGPLLPGVIHIPYANPYRCPNGCAPNTCGDACNPALMLEREWFVNHVDPREVAAIFVEPILGEGGYVIPPASFLQHLRRICDAHGILLVFDEVQSGIGRTGKMFAAEHFGVMPDILLSAKGIASGMPLGAIIARESVMTWPRGSHGSTYGGNPVCCAAGLATLDVVEGLLDSVRDTGEHLLRGLRELQARFPVIGDVRGVGLMVGAEFVDPATREPASAYVAELEQLAFRKGLLLLSCGKSTIRFAPPLVVGRHEVDVMLRILEECLVELALPRASPLPQPAAAGVKL; translated from the coding sequence ATGACCATGCTCTATCCCGAAGTGAAGGTGGCTCCTCCGGGGCCAAACGCGCAGGCCATCATCGCGGTGGACCAGCGCTACAGCTCACCCTCGTACATCAAGGAGTACCCGCTCGTCGTCGAACGCGGCGAGGGGCCATGGGTGTACGACGTCGACGGCAACCGCTTCCTCGACTTCATGGCGGGCATCGCCGTGGCGTCCACCGGCCACTCCCACCCCGCCGTGGTGAAGGCCATCCACGAGGCCGCCGACCGCTTCCTGCACATCTGCGGCACCGACTTCTACTACGACGCCTTCTCCCGGCTGTGCGAGCGGCTCGCCAGCTACCTGCCGGAGATGGGGCCCAAGCGCGTCTTCCTGACGAACTCCGGCACCGAGGCGGTGGAGGGCGCGCTCAAGCTGGCGCGGCACCACACGCGCCGCCAGTACGTGGTGGCCTTCAAGGGCGGCTTCCACGGCCGCACCATCGGCGCCATCTCCCTCAACTCCTCCAAGGTCGCGCAGCGCGCCTTCTTCGGGCCGCTGCTGCCCGGTGTCATCCACATCCCCTACGCGAACCCGTACCGTTGTCCCAACGGCTGCGCGCCCAACACGTGCGGCGACGCGTGCAACCCGGCGCTGATGCTGGAGCGGGAGTGGTTCGTCAACCACGTGGACCCGCGAGAGGTGGCCGCCATCTTCGTGGAGCCCATCCTGGGTGAAGGCGGCTACGTCATCCCGCCGGCTTCGTTCCTCCAGCACCTGCGCCGCATCTGCGACGCCCACGGCATCCTGCTCGTCTTCGACGAGGTGCAGTCGGGCATCGGCCGCACGGGGAAGATGTTCGCGGCGGAGCACTTCGGCGTGATGCCGGACATCCTCCTGTCCGCCAAGGGCATCGCCTCCGGCATGCCGCTGGGCGCCATCATCGCCCGTGAGTCGGTGATGACATGGCCGCGCGGCTCGCACGGCAGCACCTACGGCGGCAACCCCGTGTGCTGCGCGGCGGGGTTGGCCACGCTGGACGTGGTGGAGGGGCTGCTCGACTCCGTGCGCGACACTGGCGAGCACCTGCTGCGCGGCCTGCGCGAGCTCCAGGCCCGCTTCCCCGTCATTGGCGACGTCCGGGGCGTGGGCCTCATGGTGGGCGCGGAGTTCGTGGACCCGGCGACGCGCGAGCCCGCCAGCGCCTACGTGGCCGAGCTGGAGCAGCTCGCCTTCCGCAAGGGACTGCTGCTGCTGTCATGCGGCAAGTCCACCATCCGCTTCGCGCCGCCGCTCGTCGTGGGCCGGCACGAGGTGGACGTGATGCTGCGCATCCTCGAGGAGTGCCTGGTCGAGCTGGCCCTCCCGCGTGCGTCCCCTCTCCCGCAACCCGCCGCAGCGGGTGTGAAGCTCTGA